A stretch of the Cellulomonas sp. WB94 genome encodes the following:
- a CDS encoding amidohydrolase, producing MNGSPVEAVLLTDARLVGAARPVDVLVRDGRIVAVGPRDTADGRAGAERIDLDGRTVIPGLWDAHTHMTQWALARRRVDLSGASSAAEAVAIVARRLAEQPPPAGVPLVGHGFRDGLWPDVPTAALLDAAVGETPVVLVSGDLHSGWLSSAGLRLVGAGEGSTGVLREGAWMPFTAAIDHVPDDLADAWVDEAARAAAARGVVGVVDYEIADNLDVWRRRMAHGSTALRVRAGVWEAFLDRVVAEELATGDVVVGTGGLLAQGPLKVITDGSLNSRTAFCVEPYPDLTGDGARGVLSIPPELLVPLMGYAHAHGLTCAIHAIGDTANTLALDAFAATGARGSIEHAQLLDPADIPRFAELGLVASVQPEHAMDDRDVADRHWHGRTDRAFMFRSLVDAGATLVLGSDAPVAPLDPWIAIDAGVTRARDGREPWHPEQRIDLRTALASSTDGRPLTLAVGAPADLAVLDVDPDDQVDAPGGLRAMPVAGTLLGGRWTHRTF from the coding sequence ATGAACGGATCTCCGGTCGAGGCTGTCCTGCTCACCGACGCGCGGCTCGTGGGGGCTGCGCGCCCGGTCGATGTGCTCGTGCGCGACGGCCGGATCGTGGCGGTCGGACCTCGGGACACGGCGGACGGCCGGGCGGGTGCCGAGCGGATCGACCTCGACGGCCGGACGGTCATCCCTGGCCTCTGGGACGCGCACACGCACATGACGCAGTGGGCGCTCGCGCGGCGGCGGGTCGACCTGTCCGGGGCGTCGTCGGCCGCCGAGGCTGTCGCGATCGTCGCCCGTCGGCTCGCCGAGCAGCCGCCGCCCGCCGGGGTGCCACTCGTCGGGCACGGGTTCCGCGACGGGCTGTGGCCCGACGTCCCGACCGCGGCCCTGCTCGACGCGGCCGTGGGGGAGACGCCCGTCGTGCTCGTGTCGGGCGACCTGCACTCCGGGTGGCTGAGCAGCGCCGGGCTCCGGCTCGTCGGCGCGGGCGAGGGTTCGACCGGGGTGCTGCGCGAGGGTGCGTGGATGCCGTTCACGGCCGCGATCGACCACGTGCCCGACGACCTCGCGGACGCCTGGGTCGACGAGGCCGCCCGGGCTGCGGCAGCCCGCGGAGTGGTCGGTGTCGTGGACTACGAGATCGCCGACAACCTCGACGTGTGGCGCCGCCGGATGGCGCACGGCTCGACAGCGCTGCGGGTCCGGGCCGGCGTGTGGGAGGCGTTCCTCGACCGCGTCGTGGCCGAGGAGCTCGCGACGGGCGACGTGGTCGTCGGCACGGGCGGGCTGCTCGCGCAGGGCCCGCTCAAGGTCATCACCGACGGTTCGCTCAACTCGCGGACGGCGTTCTGCGTCGAGCCGTACCCGGACCTCACGGGCGACGGCGCGCGCGGCGTGCTCTCGATCCCGCCCGAGCTGCTCGTCCCGCTCATGGGCTACGCGCACGCGCATGGCCTGACGTGCGCGATCCACGCGATCGGCGACACCGCGAACACCCTCGCGCTCGACGCGTTCGCCGCGACGGGTGCGCGCGGCAGCATCGAGCACGCGCAGCTGCTCGACCCCGCCGACATCCCCCGGTTCGCCGAGCTCGGCCTCGTCGCGAGCGTCCAGCCCGAGCACGCGATGGACGACCGCGACGTCGCCGACCGGCACTGGCACGGGCGCACCGACCGTGCGTTCATGTTCCGCTCGCTCGTCGACGCCGGGGCCACGCTCGTGCTCGGCTCCGACGCGCCGGTCGCCCCGCTCGACCCGTGGATCGCGATCGACGCTGGCGTGACGCGCGCTCGGGACGGCCGCGAGCCGTGGCACCCCGAGCAGCGCATCGACCTGCGCACCGCGCTCGCGTCGTCGACCGATGGCCGTCCGCTCACCCTGGCCGTGGGTGCGCCCGCGGACCTCGCGGTGCTCGACGTCGACCCGGACGACCAGGTCGACGCACCGGGCGGGCTGCGGGCGATGCCGGTCGCGGGCACGTTGCTCGGCGGGCGCTGGACGCACCGCACGTTCTGA
- a CDS encoding SDR family oxidoreductase, with product MTATGSPLPPATAGLIAVTGATGHVGGLVAHDLAREGARLRLVVRSAARAPQLPGATVVETTYGDHDRSVAALAGVDVLLMVSAAESADRLDQHRTFIDAAVAAGVHHVVYTSFLGAAPDATFTLARDHWATEEHLRAAGVPHTILRDSCYLDFLPDLAGPDGVIRGPADDGVVGAVARADVARVAAGILLAADEHAGATYELTGSEALTLTEAAQIITEVTGRATTYVPETIEEAYASRASYGAPDWQVDAWVSTYTAIAAGELALVTDTVERLTGRRSMTLRELLAPLAL from the coding sequence ATGACCGCGACCGGATCACCCCTCCCCCCTGCCACGGCGGGCCTCATCGCAGTGACCGGCGCGACCGGCCACGTCGGCGGGCTCGTCGCGCACGACCTGGCGCGCGAGGGGGCACGGCTGCGACTCGTCGTCCGGTCGGCCGCTCGGGCACCGCAGCTCCCCGGAGCGACGGTCGTGGAGACGACGTACGGCGACCACGACCGGTCGGTCGCTGCGCTCGCCGGGGTCGACGTGCTGCTCATGGTCTCGGCCGCGGAGAGCGCGGACCGGCTCGACCAGCACCGCACCTTCATCGACGCGGCGGTCGCGGCGGGGGTCCACCACGTCGTCTACACGTCGTTCCTCGGAGCCGCGCCCGATGCGACCTTCACGCTCGCGCGGGACCACTGGGCCACCGAGGAGCACCTGCGGGCAGCCGGGGTGCCGCACACGATCCTGCGCGACAGCTGCTACCTCGACTTCCTGCCCGACCTGGCCGGGCCCGACGGCGTCATCCGGGGCCCCGCGGACGACGGCGTGGTCGGTGCCGTGGCGCGCGCCGACGTCGCACGAGTCGCCGCGGGCATCCTCCTTGCCGCCGACGAGCACGCCGGGGCGACCTACGAGCTCACCGGAAGCGAGGCCCTGACCCTGACGGAAGCCGCCCAGATCATCACCGAGGTGACCGGCCGCGCGACGACCTACGTCCCGGAGACGATCGAGGAGGCGTACGCGTCGCGCGCGTCCTACGGCGCCCCCGACTGGCAGGTCGACGCCTGGGTCTCCACCTACACCGCGATCGCCGCCGGCGAGCTGGCCCTCGTCACC